One window of Ziziphus jujuba cultivar Dongzao chromosome 5, ASM3175591v1 genomic DNA carries:
- the LOC107420252 gene encoding protein ESSENTIAL FOR POTEXVIRUS ACCUMULATION 1, whose product MATRSNSDSRPHLSVTTPHQISKDVQGLEIHNPIPLSPQWLQPKPGESKPGIGTGEYPPTSNPSYGNRSDVMKSSGNGEEIHENQRKKDVFRPSLMDMEAGRRDRWRDEERDTNSSIRKDRWRDGDKDLGDNRRVDRRTENSSARHFGEARRVPSERWTDSGNKDSGYEQRRESKWNTRWGPDDKESESLREKWTDSGKDGNMHLDKGSSHVAHHGKDEKEGEHYRPWRSNSIQNRGRGESLHNQTVMSNKQIPGYSYNRGRGENTPSTFYPGRGRITSGGGTVSSISTHSQSLGILSDKIESVHVEPHQLRYSRTKLLDVYRVADMKSFQKLVDGFVDVPSLTLEEPVEPLALCVPNPEEMAVLKGIDKGDIVSSGAPQMSKDGRNQNDFTQPRRTKLGNREDLPHTFDDSKDESAAGSKSGYLNYPDGSSSERQTIHNGSNQKMETMQDQKTYSAFKEDVGPFRKSDEVPIIRESSMSNMQESASTHPGIPWRAQSLGEHSHMVLHDWKETPNDVKSRSQDIGWSRLQKDLSSEWESNLNDPSFVKDEAKWQANEDPIIRRQLSGVMDREQEVKKPQQPSPEELQLSYIDPQGIIQGPFTGADIIGWFEAGYFGIDLQVRLASASSDGPFASLGDVMPHLRAKARPPPGFAAPKNEIIADTANRPNFGGIGGVTKVHATLSETDIIRNEPRQKHGSTTEAENRFLESLMSGNMSGSPLPKYAFTEGLPGYVGNSSYGLPQTGVDNLLAKRMALDRQRSLPNPYPYWPGRDPAPVNSKPEIVPESNLLSQVTEIPSQPPHSQNVDLMSILQGLSDRSSSGVSSGVAGWSNFNVQGGSDILQGKIDMHPDKSFPPQAPLGIQQQRLQPQNQPSFPNLFSQVVDNTQGIPVPEKLLSSGLPQDPQLLNMLQQQYLLQLHSQTPVPAQQISLLDKLLLLKQQQQKHEEQQMLLRQQQQLLSQVLSEHQSRQHFGEPSFGQLQVPAIPKANAAIDPRLQPLQEMFPIGLNKPVPNIQNELAANLVNLPPQVNQNISYNASSEASLNLPHQIFENINHKTGASATLAEPVGDVHHDSLPASISTVVETSPSHEVMSKSTEDPHVHKSTLDFDATKNVEQPQENTFRDEATADSAPLEFPEIPVPIPSPGASRSEKAVVEHSDDVKVQSDNTVEDHKVESDRGNDEVPMVTEVKNVEAREQKKVSEKKSKKQKSSRAQVSDQAKGVSKTPSLQQPKQAESQKPLVSDIKMETEIVGEALYGTSPQRTSVDNKDSKSGISSVEVLESQQIQRLVPTSVSGGSTECLEVQADSETIESVAVQNTQIHPGQRAWKPAPGFKAKSLLEIQLEEQRKAHTEVVSEITTSVDSLSFSTPWAGVVANSEPKMSKETHRETGNADLNVGKPESSSNTKSKKSQLYDLLAEEVLSKSSERNVEVPDSTSSLSFPQVSNTLSESMDDDNFIEAKETKKSRKKSAKSKGAGNKVSVPLTSVDVPISSSLADKVKSSRPIQQEKEALPAIPLGPSLGDFVLWKGESTTPSSPAWSTDSGKLPKPTSLRDIQKEQEKRIASAQHTNQIPTPQKSQPTPVTRNNAPSWSISGSSPSKAASPIQINSNASQSRYKGGDDDLFWGPVDQTKQETKQADFPHLSGQSSWGTKNTPLKGTSAGSLSRQKSIGGKTMERSLASSPAVQSSVKGKRDAMTKRSEATDFRDWCESECVRLIGTRDTSFLEFCLKQSRSEAELLLVENLGSYDPDHEFIDKFLNYKELLPADVLEIAFQNGNDQRVSASSVGDMTSDGAVGEVDRDTAMGSDGFVKGGKKKGKKGKKVSPSVLGFNVVSNRIMMGEIQSVED is encoded by the exons ATGGCCACTCGCTCCAACTCCGACTCCCGCCCCCACCTCTCCGTCACCACTCCTCACCAGATCTCCAAAG ATGTTCAAGGACTTGAAATTCACAATCCTATTCCACTTTCACCGCAATGGCTTCAGCCAAAGCCAGGGGAGAGTAAGCCCGGAATAGGGACTGGG GAATACCCACCCACCTCAAATCCTTCTTATGGAAATCGCTCAGATGTCATGAAGTCATCTGGAAATGGTGAGGAAATTCATGAGAACCAGAGGAAAAAGGATGTGTTCAGGCCATCCTTGATGGATATGGAAGCTGGACGGCGTGATCGCTGGCGTGATGAAGAAAGAGACACCAATTCCTCCATTCGTAAAGATCGATGGAGGGATGGAGACAAAGATCTTGGTGATAACCGCAGGGTGGATCGACGGACAGAAAATTCATCTGCGAGACACTTTGGAGAAGCACGTCGTGTTCCTTCCGAAAGGTGGACCGACTCTGGCAACAAGGATTCCGGTTACGAACAACGACGTGAGAGCAAATGGAACACGCGTTGGGGACCTGATGATAAAGAGTCAGAAAGTTTGCGTGAGAAGTGGACCGACTCTGGCAAAGATGGCAACATGCATCTTGATAAAGGGTCATCTCATGTTGCTCATCATGGAAAGGATGAGAAGGAGGGGGAGCATTATCGACCATGGAGATCCAACTCCATCCAAAACCGAGGAAGGGGAGAGTCTCTTCATAACCAAACCGTGATGTCGAACAAACAAATTCCTGGATATTCCTACAATCGGGGACGTGGGGAAAATACACCTTCAACCTTTTATCCTGGGCGTGGAAGGATTACCTCTGGTGGAGGTACTGTGAGCAGTATCTCTACTCATTCTCAGTCTCTAGGAATCTTATCAGACAAAATTGAGAGTGTCCATGTTGAGCCTCACCAATTAAGATATAGTAGGACAAAATTGCTAGATGTATACAGGGTGGCTGATATGAAATCCTTCCAAAAGCTGGTGGATGGTTTTGTAGATGTGCCTTCTCTTACACTGGAAGAACCAGTAGAGCCTTTGGCACTTTGTGTGCCAAATCCTGAGGAAATG GCTGTTTTGAAGGGAATTGACAAAGGGGATATAGTGAGTAGTGGAGCACCCCAGATGTCCAAAGATGGACGGAATCAAAATGATTTTACACAGCCAAGACGAACAAAGCTTG GTAATAGAGAAGATCTACCTCATACTTTTGATGATTCTAAAGATGAAAGTGCTGCTGGTTCAAAAAGTGGTTATTTGAATTACCCAGATGGTTCGTCTTCTGAGAGGCAGACTATCCATAATGGATCTAACCAAAAAATGGAAACCATGCAAGATCAGAAGACATATTCAG CTTTTAAAGAAGATGTTGGTCCTTTTAGAAAGTCTGATGAGGTACCCATCATTAGGGAATCAAGCATGTCAAACATGCAGGAAAGTGCTTCTACTCATCCTGGCATTCCATGGAGAGCCCAGTCACTGGGAGAACACTCACATATGGTCTTGCATGATTGGAAAGAGACACCAAATGATGTCAAGTCAAGAAGCCAAGATATTGGCTGGTCGCGGCTGCAAAAGGATCTTAGTAGTGAATGGGAAAGTAATTTGAATGATCCATCATTCGTCAAAGATGAGGCAAAATGGCAAGCGAATGAGGATCCTATCATTAGGAGGCAGCTGTCTGGAGTCATGGACAGGGAACAGGAAGTGAAAAAACCTCAGCAGCCTTCTCCAGAGGAGCTACAACTTTCTTATATTGATCCTCAGGGTATCATTCAGGGCCCTTTTACAGGGGCTGATATTATTGGTTGGTTTGAAGCTGGATACTTTGGTATAGATTTACAAGTCCGCTTGGCAAGTGCATCTAGTGATGGGCCATTCGCATCCCTTGGTGATGTTATGCCCCATTTACGGGCTAAAGCAAGACCGCCGCCTGGATTTGCTGCACCCAAAAATGAAATCATTGCAGATACGGCCAATAGGCCAAATTTTGGTGGCATTGGTGGTGTTACTAAGGTTCATGCTACTTTAAGTGAGACAGATATAATAAGAAACGAACCTAGACAGAAACATGGCTCAACAACAGAAGCTGAAAATAGGTTTTTGGAGTCATTGATGTCTGGTAATATGAGCGGTTCACCTCTTCCTAAGTATGCTTTTACTGAAG GTTTGCCAGGATATGTTGGAAACAGTTCTTATGGTTTGCCTCAGACAGGAGTGGATAACCTCTTGGCAAAGAGAATGGCACTTGATCGACAACGATCTTTACCTAATCCATATCCTTACTGGCCGGGTAGAGATCCTGCACCAGTGAATTCAAAGCCAGAGATTGTCCCAGAGTCAAATCTCCTATCTCAAGTGACTGAAATTCCAAGTCAGCCTCCTCATTCTCAAAATGTTGACCTGATGTCCATTCTCCAAGGCTTATCTGACCGATCATCATCTGGTGTAAGTAGTGGTGTTGCTGGATGGTCAAATTTCAATGTCCAAGGTGGGTCGGATATACTGCAGGGTAAAATTGATATGCATCCTGATAAGAGTTTCCCTCCCCAGGCCCCACTGGGAATCCAACAACAGAGGCTGCAACCACAGAATCAACCATCTTTTCCAAATCTATTTTCTCAAGTTGTTGATAATACACAGGGCATCCCAGTGCCAGAGAAGTTACTTTCTTCTGGCTTGCCACAAGATCCACAACTATTAAATATGTTGCAGCAGCAGTACTTGTTACAGTTACATTCTCAGACACCTGTTCCAGCACAACAGATTTCTTTGTTGGATAAACTCTTGTTGCTAAAGCAGCAACAGCAGAAACATGAGGAGCAGCAAATGTTATTAAGGCAACAGCAACAGCTGCTTTCTCAGGTTCTTTCAGAGCATCAAAGCCGCCAACATTTTGGTGAGCCGTCTTTTGGACAATTACAGGTCCCTGCAATACCAAAAGCAAATGCAGCTATAGATCCTAGGCTTCAGCCGTTACAAGAAATGTTTCCAATTGGTTTGAATAAGCCAGTTCCTAATATTCAAAATGAACTTGCTGCTAACCTTGTGAATTTGCCTCCTCAAGTTAACCAGAATATTAGTTATAATGCAAGTTCTGAAGCCTCTTTAAATCTACCTCATcagatttttgaaaatattaaccACAAGACAGGTGCTAGTGCTACTCTTGCAGAACCAGTGGGTGATGTTCATCATGACTCATTGCCAGCATCAATATCAACAGTAGTTGAAACCTCACCTTCACATGAAGTTATGAGCAAATCTACCGAGGATCCACATGTACACAAATCCACTCTCGATTTTGATGCAACAAAGAATGTGGAGCAGCCACAGGAAAACACTTTTAGAGATGAGGCCACTGCAGATTCTGCACCTTTAGAGTTCCCTGAAATCCCTGTTCCTATACCATCACCAGGAGCTTCCAGGAGTGAAAAGGCTGTGGTTGAGCATTCTGATGATGTTAAGGTGCAATCTGATAATACAGTTGAAGACCATAAGGTTGAAAGTGACAGAGGTAATGATGAGGTCCCTATGGTGACAGAGGTGAAAAATGTTGAAGCACGTGAACAGAAAAAGGTGTCTGAGAAGAagtcaaaaaagcaaaaatcttCAAGAGCACAGGTGTCTGACCAGGCAAAGGGTGTATCTAAGACTCCCTCTTTGCAGCAACCAAAGCAGGCTGAAAGTCAAAAGCCTCTTGTCAGTGACATTAAAATGGAAACAGAAATTGTTGGAGAAGCATTGTATGGAACATCTCCACAGAGGACGTCAGTAGACAACAAAGATAGTAAATCTGGAATTTCTAGTGTGGAAGTTTTAGAATCGCAACAGATTCAGAGGTTAGTACCGACTAGTGTTTCAGGAGGCAGTACTGAGTGTCTTGAAGTCCAGGCTGATTCTGAAACAATTGAGTCTGTTGCGGTTCAGAATACCCAAATACATCCAGGGCAACGGGCATGGAAACCTGCTCCTGGTTTTAAGGCGAAGTCATTATTAGAAATTCAACTGGAGGAACAGAGGAAAGCACATACAGAAGTTGTATCAGAGATTACAACCTCTGTCGACTCCTtgagtttttcaactccttggGCTGGGGTTGTGGCCAACTCAGAGCCAAAAATGTCTAAAGAAACTCATAGAGAGACAGGTAATGCTGACTTAAATGTTGGGAAACCTGAAAGTTCTTCGAATACGAAAAGCAAGAAGAGTCAGTTGTATGATCTGTTGGCAGAAGAAGTTCTGTCAAAGTCCAGTGAAAGAAATGTTGAGGTTCCTGATAGTACATCAAGTCTGTCTTTCCCTCAGGTTTCGAACACTCTTTCTGAGTCTATGGATGATGATAATTTTATTGAGGCCAAAGAAACTAAAAAGAGTCGGAAAAAGTCTGCAAAATCAAAGGGTGCTGGAAATAAGGTGTCAGTTCCATTGACCTCTGTTGATGTTCCTATTAGTTCAAGCCTTGCAGATAAAGTCAAAAGCTCTCGACCTATACAGCAGGAGAAGGAAGCCTTGCCTGCAATTCCATTGGGTCCTTCATTGGGAGATTTTGTTCTTTGGAAGGGAGAGTCAACTACCCCTTCTTCTCCAGCATGGTCAACTGACTCTGGAAAACTTCCTAAACCGACATCTTTAAGGGACATCCAGAAGGAGCAGGAGAAAAGGATTGCTTCTGCCCAGCACACCAACCAAATACCAACTCCTCAGAAATCCCAGCCGACTCCTGTCACTCGCAATAATGCTCCTTCATGGTCGATTTCTGGTTCATCTCCGTCTAAAGCTGCATCTCCAATCCAGATTAATTCGAATGCTTCTCAGTCTAGATATAAAGGAGGAGATGATGACCTATTTTGGGGTCCAGTCGATCAAACGAAGCAAGAAACTAAGCA GGCGGATTTTCCTCATCTCTCAGGCCAAAGCAGTTGGGGAACGAAAAATACTCCACTGAAAGGAACTTCCGCTGGGTCATTAAGCCGACAGAAATCAATAGGTGGCAAAACTATGGAGCGATCTCTTGCATCTTCGCCTGCCGTGCAATCATCTGTGAAAGGGAAAAGAGATGCCATGACCAAGCGATCTG AAGCCACAGACTTCAGAGATTGGTGTGAAAGTGAGTGCGTTAGGCTAATTGGAACAAGAG ATACCAGTTTCCTTGAATTTTGCTTGAAGCAATCTCGATCTGAGGCTGAGTTGCTTCTGGTAGAGAACCTTGGATCCTACGACCCTGATCATGAGTTCATTGATAAATTTCTCAATTATAAGGAGTTGTTACCTGCCGACGTCCTTGAAATCGCCTTCCAAAATGGGAATGATCAAAGAGTCTCTGCCTCCAGCGTTGGAGATATGACCTCTGACGGTGCAGTTGGAGAGGTTGACCGAGACACTGCCATGGGCTCTGATGGGTTTGTGAAAGGAGGCAAGAAGAAGGGGAAGAAAGGGAAGAAGGTGAGCCCTTCTGTTTTGGGCTTTAATGTTGTGAGTAACCGGATCATGATGGGTGAGATTCAGTCGGTGGAAGATTAG
- the LOC107420253 gene encoding uncharacterized protein LOC107420253, whose protein sequence is MKDNFATTAAPSLSLPLTTTSAVVRKESSESGVLGKSGYKFWVLAAILLLAFWSMLTGSVTLKWSAGNLARFSDDFGSLNLDDLDILEVEEREKVVQHMWDLYTHSSNARLPRFWQEAFEAAYEHLASDVAPIRDAAVSEIAKMSIRSINMDPPPVQSTSSRGSRKDLLQAEKKSQVNATEVGNS, encoded by the exons ATGAAGGACAACTTTGCAACCACAGCTGCTCCATCGCTGTCTCTACCATTAACGACAACCTCGGCGGTTGTGAGGAAAGAGAGTTCAGAAAGTGGCGTGTTGGGCAAGAGTGGCTACAAATTCTGGGTTTTAGCAGCGATTCTGCTACTTGCTTTCTGGTCCATGCTCACCGGCTCCGTCACCCTCAAATGGTCCGCCGGAAACCTCGCCAGATTTTCTGATGACTTTGGGTCATTGAATTTGGACGATCTCGATATTCTG gaagtGGAGGAGCGAGAGAAGGTGGTTCAGCACATGTGGGATTTGTACACGCACAGCAGCAATGCTCGGTTGCCTCGTTTTTGGCAGGAGGCTTTTGAAGCTGCTTACGAGCATTTAGCCAGTGATGTTGCTCCCATTCGAGACGCCGCCGTTTCGGAGATTGCCAAGATGTCAATCCGCTCCATCAATATGGATCCACCTCCAGTTCAGTCAACG AGCAGTAGAGGATCACGAAAGGACTTGCTACAAGCAGAGAAAAAAAGCCAGGTGAATGCTACCGAAGTTGGGAATAGTTGA